One genomic window of Blastopirellula retiformator includes the following:
- a CDS encoding ABC transporter ATP-binding protein encodes MDSAAASSAASNEIVIETRNLTKVYRDFWGRQKVRALKALDLEVRRGEIFGLLGPNGSGKSTTMKLLLGLLFPTSGQALVFGEDPSKVSIKERIGYLPEESYLYRFLSARETLEFYGRLFDMPASVRHERVDKLIDMVGLKWAERRQLKEYSKGMTRRIGLAQALINDPELIFLDEPTTGLDPLGIREMKDLILRLRSEGKTVLVTSHQLADLQDVADRIAILHQGELKEMGRVDALLKVRDETQIRTRGLSEAAKEEIRQVIQRHEAELIDIENPTTTLEELFLSIVRDSEARPGRRARVDRDDSDS; translated from the coding sequence ATGGACTCTGCGGCAGCTTCGTCCGCAGCCTCCAATGAAATCGTTATCGAAACTCGTAATCTCACCAAGGTTTACCGCGATTTCTGGGGACGCCAAAAAGTCCGCGCGCTCAAGGCGCTCGACTTGGAAGTGCGTCGTGGCGAAATCTTCGGTCTGCTCGGACCGAACGGTTCCGGCAAGTCGACCACAATGAAGCTGCTGCTGGGACTTCTCTTCCCGACTAGCGGTCAGGCCCTCGTCTTTGGCGAAGACCCATCGAAGGTGAGCATCAAAGAGCGAATCGGCTACCTGCCGGAAGAATCGTATCTCTATCGCTTCCTCAGCGCTCGCGAAACGCTCGAATTCTACGGCCGCCTGTTCGACATGCCGGCTTCGGTCCGTCACGAACGGGTCGACAAGCTGATCGACATGGTCGGCCTGAAGTGGGCCGAACGTCGTCAGCTGAAAGAATATTCCAAAGGTATGACCCGCCGCATCGGTCTCGCTCAGGCGCTGATCAATGACCCGGAACTGATTTTCCTCGACGAACCGACGACCGGTCTCGATCCGCTCGGCATTCGCGAGATGAAGGACCTGATCCTGCGACTGCGGTCGGAGGGCAAAACGGTTCTGGTCACCAGCCACCAGTTGGCCGACTTGCAGGACGTCGCCGATCGTATCGCGATCTTGCATCAGGGCGAACTGAAAGAAATGGGCCGCGTCGACGCGTTGCTCAAAGTCCGCGACGAAACGCAGATCCGCACCCGCGGCCTATCGGAAGCGGCCAAGGAAGAGATTCGCCAGGTGATCCAGCGTCACGAGGCCGAACTGATCGACATCGAGAATCCGACGACCACGTTGGAAGAACTGTTCCTCAGCATCGTCCGCGACAGCGAAGCCCGACCGGGTCGTCGCGCTCGCGTCGATCGGGACGATTCGGACAGCTAG